A single Melopsittacus undulatus isolate bMelUnd1 chromosome 11, bMelUnd1.mat.Z, whole genome shotgun sequence DNA region contains:
- the LOC117436779 gene encoding beta-keratin-related protein-like: protein MSCYSPCLPAACGPAPLANSCNEPCVLRCADSSVAIQPPPVLVTLPGPILSSFPQSTAVGSSASAAVGSSLSAASVPIASGGSLGLGGSGWGRGLCGALGRGNPFC, encoded by the coding sequence ATGTCGTGCTACAGCCCGTGCCTGCCCGCTGCCTGCGGCCCAGCCCCGCTTGCCAACAGCTGCAACGAGCCGTGCGTCCTGCGCTGCGCCGACTCCAGCGTTGCCATCCAGCCCCCGCCAGTGCTGGTGACGCTGCCGGGCCcgatcctcagctccttcccgCAGAGCACAGCCGTGGGATCCAGCGCCTCGGCTGCCGTGGGCAGCTCTCTGAGCGCTGCCAGCGTGCCCATCGCTTCTGGgggctccctggggctggggggctctGGCTGGGGCCGGGGGCTCTGCGGGGCTCTGGGACGTGGCAATCCCTTCTGCTGA
- the LOC117436780 gene encoding beta-keratin-related protein-like, with the protein MSCYSPCRPAACGPAPLANSCNEPCVLRCADSSVAIQPPPVLVTLPGPILSSFPQSTAVGSSASAAVGSSLSAASVPIASGGSLGLGGSGWGRGLCGALGRGNLFC; encoded by the coding sequence ATGTCGTGCTACAGCCCGTGCCGGCCCGCTGCCTGCGGCCCAGCCCCGCTTGCCAACAGCTGCAACGAGCCGTGCGTCCTGCGCTGCGCCGACTCCAGCGTTGCCATCCAGCCCCCGCCAGTGCTGGTGACGCTGCCGGGCCcgatcctcagctccttcccgCAGAGCACAGCCGTGGGATCCAGCGCCTCGGCTGCCGTGGGCAGCTCTCTGAGCGCTGCCAGCGTGCCCATCGCTTCTGGgggctccctggggctggggggctctGGCTGGGGCCGGGGGCTCTGCGGGGCTCTGGGACGTGGCAATCTCTTCTGCTGA